From the Cytophagales bacterium genome, the window CAGCAGGCAATTAAAGAATATCGGCAGATTCAGTAAGCAAAAAGCCCTGCATGTAAACCCGCTTTTAAGTGAAATTGATATTACTAATCTCCCTTCCGGCAATTACTATTTTGTGATAGATGTGAGAGATAAAAATAATAATTCATTAGCTTCAAAAAAACACTTCTTCCAAAGAAGTAATCCTGTAGAAATTGTAGATATTGAAGGCGGCACAGAAAAATTGAAGTTTGAAATTGCCGGAACATTTGCTGATAAAATTGATAATCACAAAATAGGCGTGTATTTGTTAGCATTGAGGCCGGTAGCAAAAAAAAATGAGATAGATTTTATTTTTGCTTTAGTAAAAAGCGGTGATACGCTTCAACAAAAGCAATATATGTATTATTTCTGGGAAAAAAGAAGTGAATTGATGAAGAAGGGTGCGCTTGATCCCACCCTTTCGGGTGGTCACCCGTTAGGAGTGACATCCTTTATTAAACCTGAGCTGCTCTGGAATGACTATTTAAAAAGACTGAAGACCGCGGAAAAAAAATATTCGTCCCAAAGTATGAGGGTGTATGAAACCGACAGGGGAAGGGTTTATCTGCAATATGGTAAACCAAACAGGGTTGAAAATGAATTTACCGACCATACCAGGACCAATAATTCCAGCATACCCTATGAAATATGGCATTATTACACGCTAAAAAACCAAAGCAACAAGATCTTTGTTTTTGTTCAAAATAACAGGGCTGATAATAACTACAGGCTTATTCATTCAGATGCTATCGGAGAGATCCATAATCCAAACTGGAGGAAAGAGATTAAAAATTAGATATTGGATATTGGATGCTATATAAAAACTTATATCTTCTACATATTTAAAGTTATGTAACTAATCAGTCGGCAGTCCACAGTCGGCAATTGTTTTTTGCCGACTGGGGACTGTAGATTGCCGACTCCTGTTTTCGTCATTGCAACACCCGGAGCAAAAAATCAAGTCATTACCCAGCGGCAGAGTTGCTGCTGCTCTCT encodes:
- a CDS encoding GWxTD domain-containing protein; its protein translation is MLNTPCSMRYALKRPVLFIFIFIQNITLVVNGLAGQKYVFALQTRSLQATIDYCRFKVTDTTSILEVYISIDGNSLHYIKKSKDKYQGSVFVTIQLSDSKDTIYYDKFNMLSPEIGDTNKTIFNFSTQKRIYLKNNNYNLALSVKDNNSVSDSSFNISIPLEIGYPQGLLSVSDIQLLESYKKHEPVTGYYGAQTGMEKPQENDSEESREPGINEAGFVKHGYQMITYNSSFFPKNVNKIKFYAEIYNADEILGGNEPFVVLYKVSRANTSRQLKNIGRFSKQKALHVNPLLSEIDITNLPSGNYYFVIDVRDKNNNSLASKKHFFQRSNPVEIVDIEGGTEKLKFEIAGTFADKIDNHKIGVYLLALRPVAKKNEIDFIFALVKSGDTLQQKQYMYYFWEKRSELMKKGALDPTLSGGHPLGVTSFIKPELLWNDYLKRLKTAEKKYSSQSMRVYETDRGRVYLQYGKPNRVENEFTDHTRTNNSSIPYEIWHYYTLKNQSNKIFVFVQNNRADNNYRLIHSDAIGEIHNPNWRKEIKN